The nucleotide window GCACCCGACGCGCAATGGCGACCTGACCCCCGACGATGTCGTGCCGGGGAGCGCCAGGGCCGTCTGGTGGCGTTGTAGCAACAATCCCTCTCATGAGTGGGAGGCGGTACCTTACAGCCGGAGTCGAGGCGGGAACGGTTGCCCGGCATGCAACGTAGGTTGGACAGTAGGAGCAATCCGAGGCTTTGTCGCATCCCTTTCCGAACATCTGGATGCGTTAACCCCAGCCGAATTGTATCTGCTCTTCCAGCAACAAGGGCTGCTCGGAATCAACGGCAAGGGAAAGGCGTTTGCCAAAGCCCTCGCCACCGGCCGTTTCCCGTCCGAGGAATTGGGCAAGTTCGTCCGAGGCGAGCCGTCGTTGGTGGATGAGTTCCTCGCCGACCCCACGCGGACGCTGGAGGGGCCGGGGTGCGAGGACGGCGACGGGGCAGTCGGACTGGCCGTTGTGCCCGACAGCCCTACTGACGGAACGGGCGGGTCCGTCGTCGCCCCGGAGGCCGAGGGGCTGCCCACCGTCGAGTCGAGCCGGGTGCTCGCGGCGCTTGATCACGCCGTGATCTCTTCGGCCGACGCCGAGGCGGTCGAATTCCTGGTCGCCTCGGCCGTGGCCAAGCTCTGGACCCATGCCTTCCTCGACGAGGCGACCGCCGTCGCCCAGGCCGAGGACTTCCACGGCAGCGTCTATGCCGAGCAGGTGAAGGATCGGTTCCTCGACGAATATCGCCGTGCCAGCAGGCTATCGGTCCCCAAAGGCTATGCCTTCGCGATCGACGGCCGGCCGGTCGCCCCGAACCTGATGCAGCGGCTGGTGGCCGTGCGGGTCCGCGACGACCGCCGGGTGGGCAACTGGTCGGGCACCGGGGCGGGCAAGACCCTCTCGGCCGTGCTGGCCTCGCGCGTGGCCCGCTGCCGCCTGACCGTCGTGTGCTGCCCTAACGCCGTGGTCGAGGGCTGGCGCGACGCGATCCTCGCCGCCTTCCCGGACAGCGTCGTGGCCACCAAGACCTTCGAGCCCGACCGGCCGGACTGTGGCCGGCCCCGCTACCTGGTCCTCAACTACGAGATGCTCCAGCAGGACGATTCGGCGGCGTGGGTCGGCGAACTCGTCGCCCGCGAGCGGATCGACCTGGTGATCATCGACGAGGTCCACTTCGTCAAGCAGCGGGCCGTCGAGAGGATGTCCTTGCGGCGGCGCAACCTCTTCGCCCTGACCTCGCACGCCTCGGAGCGGAACCCCGACCTCCGCATCCTTGGCCTGTCGGCCACGCCGGTGATCAACAACCTCCAGGAGGGCAAGAGCCTCGTGGAACTGGTCACCGGGGTCGCGCACGAGGAGTTGGAGACCCGCGCCACGCTGTCCAACTGCATGCGGCTGCACCAGCGGCTCACCACGCTGGGCATCCGCTGGATGCCGAAGTATGCCACCGGCTACGAGCAGGTCGAGGTCCCGGTCGATTGCTCGGCCGTCCTCGACGAGGTCCGGGCCCTGGGCCGCAAGAACGGCAACCCGTTGTCGCTGGAGCAGGTGCTCATGAAGGCCCGCCTGCCGGTGATCCGCACGCAGGTGCGGCCGAAGACGCTGATCTACACGCACTACGTCCAGGGCATCGACCGCATGCTGCACGACGCGCTGGTCGCCGACGGCTGGCGGGTGGGCTTCTACACCGGCGAGGACAAGTCCGGGCTGGCGGGCTTCCTCGACGGCGACGTGGACGTGCTGATCGGCTCGGCGTCGATCGGTGTGGGCGTCGATGGCCTCCAGCGCGTCTGCAACCGGCTGATCGTGGCCGTCTTGCCCTGGACGGGCGCCGACTTCGAGCAACTCAAGGGCCGGGTGTTCCGCCAGGGCCAGGCGCAGGAGACGGTGACGCTGGTCCTGCCGCTGACCTACGCCGAGGTCGGCGGCAGGCGGTGGTCGTGGTGCGAGTCGCGTCTGAACCGGCTGCGGTTCAAGAAGTCCCTGGCCGACGCGGCGGTCGATGGCGTGGTGCCGGAGGGTCACCTGCGGACCCCGGCCCAGGCATACCAGGACGTGATGGGCTGGCTCCGGCGTCTGGATGATGGCCAGGTCGAGGCCGTCGCACGCACGCCGATCCGCGTGCCCGACGTGCCCGGCGGCGAGGCGGACGCCCGTCGTCGCCGCCACGGCGACTTCACGAAGATGAACCAGGTCTGGGGCCGGATGGCCAGCGCATCGCTCCACCGCCGGCTCCAGGCCGACCCCGGCGAGTGGGCCCACTACCACGCCCTGTTCCGCTCGGCCCGCGCCGACTGGGCCGTCGTGCCGTCCGAGGAATTGATCCGCTGGTGCCGCCGCCGGAGCGGCTACGTCATCGGCGACTTCGGCTGCGGCGAGGCGACGCTGGCGAAGGACCTCGCGGACCTGCACGTCGTCCACAGCTTCGACCACGTGGCGATCGACGATTCCGTCGTCGCCTGCGACATGGCACGCGTGCCGTTGGAGGACGAGTCGCTCGACCTAGCGGTCTTCTCGTTGTCGCTGATGGGTGCTGACGTGACGGCCTACCTCCGCGAGGCGCACCGGACGTTGAAGCTCGACGGCGAGTTGCACATCGTCGAGCCGACCTCGCGATTCACCGACCGCGACCGCTTCGCGCGGGACCTGGCCCGGCTGGGCTTCGACGTGGTCCGCGTCGAGGACTGGTGGAAGTTCACCCACATCCGGGCCTTGAAGACCGACCGGACGCCCCAGGACGGAGCCGCGAGCACATTCTGACGCCGGCCGACTTGGCCGGAGGGCCGCGCCGGTTTGGCCCCCGGCCACCCGATCGTCCCGCGCCCCGGCGCGGGACGAAGCCCAGAGGAGGGCGAGGGTGGTGATCGTAGGCCGGGATGGCCGCCTGGTCCAGGTACGGGGTGCTCGGGACGGCCGGGGTGGAGCCGACGCGGTGCTCATGCTGCGATGATTTTCTGTCATGTCCTTGTGGCTCGGGCTTCAACCCGGTATGGTGTCGTCGCGCATGCCATCAATATGTCATGACGGTTGTCTCGATGGTCAGCGAGGCAGACTGGTCGTGTCCCCGATGTCCGGCATATCGGCCGGAGTGTGACTCAACGTCGGAGACCCCGGACGTGGACCCTCTCGACGCCGCCGATGCCGAAACTCGGGGTCATTTCCTGGCGTTCTCCCTGGGGCCCGTCCAGCCGTTCATCGCTTCGGCCCGCTCGGTCCGCGACCTCTGGACCGGCAGCTACCTGCTGAGTTGGCTGTGCCTCGCCGCGATGCAGCCAATCCGGCATCGCTTCGGTGACGGGGCGATCCTCTCGCCGAGCCTCGACGGAAATCCCTTGCTGGAAACGCGAGGGGACGCCCGCGAGGGGTTGCCCTCGGCCTGCTTGCCGAACCGATTTCTTGCCCGCATCCCCGACGATGACGACGACACCACCCGCCTCTTGGCCGATGAGTGCGAGCGGAGTTGTCGAGCGGGCTGGAAGCGGATCAGCGGCGCGGTCCGACAGGGGCTCGCAGTTCGCATGGAGGGCCTCGACCCGCACTGGGATCGGCTCTGGGACGACCAGGTGGATGACTTCTTCGAGGTCCATACCGTCGTCCTGCCGCTCGCTCGATGTGACGCGCCGACGCTTGAACGCCTGCTCGGCGAGCAGAATGACCCGACTCGGCCCGATGGGCTCGCCTGGGGCCGCTTGCAACTGATCGCCCGCCTGATGGAGGCGCGACGGTCTGCCGGGCACCATCCTGCCTACGCTGCCCGGGGCGACGTGCCCCAGAAGTGCTCGCTGCTGGGCAGCTACGAGCAGATGGGGCCGGCCGGGCTGGACGAGTCCCGACGCTTCTGGGAGGCGTTGGCCGTCCCCGAGAACGCCTGGTCCGGCACCAGGACGCGGCAGTCCGAGCGGCTCTGCGCCGTCAGCTTGGTCAAGCGGTTCGCCTGGCCGGCGTTCCTGCACGAGGAAGTGGGACTCCCGCCCGAGTCCGGCTACTTCCCAGACACGGCCACCGTGGCGGCTTCCAGGTGGCTCGCGACGGAGCCGGAGATCAGGCCAGATCGCGAGCGAGGGGAGCATGGGGCCTGGTCCGGGCAGTGGCTACACCGGGCCGAGCATGAAGGCCCCGGCAGGAGGCGCGTCGATGATGACCGCGACCCTCCCCCTCGTGACGGACTCCTGCGGACCATCCGGCGCAAGCGGCTCGCCCAGGATGCCCCCCCGGCGTACCTGGCAATCCTGATGATGGATGGCGACCGGCTGGGGCAATGGCTCGCAGGGATCGGGCCCGACGGTACGACAGCGACCCGGGTCGCACCGAACGAGTGGATCGCCGCGATCAGCCGAGCACTGGCCCAGTTCTCGGTCGGGCGCGTCCCGGAGATCGTCCGCCGGCACGGCGGCATCCCCATCTACTCCGGCGGGGACGACGTGCTCGCCTTCCTGCCCCTCGAAGATGCCCTCCCCTGCGTCCGCGAACTCCGAGATGCCTACGTCGAAGGATGGGCCCGGTGGGTCGAGCCGCTTTGCGAGCCGGAGGCCCGGTCGGGGGCCACCGTCAGTGCCGGCCTCGCCGTGGTCCACCACAAGGAGGACCTGCGATACGCCCTGGGCCGGGCCCGAGCGGCCGAGCATGCCGCCAAGGAGGCGGGTCGGGACGCCGTGACGCTGGCGATCTGCCGCCGATCGGGCGAGCACACATCCGTCGACCTGCCCAGGGAGATGGTCCCCCGTCTGGAACGATGGCACGCGTCTTTCGCAGCGGGCGCATCCGATCGGTGGCTGTACACCCTCCGTTCAGAGTTTCCGACGCTTGGTGGCGATGGGCTGCCCTGGCCGGCCGTTAAGGCCGAAGTCCGGCGCGTTGCGGCTCGCGCCGAAGATTCGGCACGGCGGATCGACCCCGGCGAAGCGGTGGGCCTGCTGGACGCCTATCGCGAGGCGATGGAGGGGCGAGGTCGATCCCGGGAGCGCGTGCTGGAAGACTTCATCACCCTGGCCCAATCGGCCTCGTTCCTGGCCCGAGGGAGGGACTGATGACGCCCCCGGACCGCGTCCGCATCGGCCTCGGAATCGAGGCGCTCGACCTGCTATTCTTCCGGGGCGGCCGGCCCTTCGGCCCCGCGACCCGTGCCGAGGGCGGGCTGCCCCAGCCACAGACCCTGGCAGGGGCGCTGCGGACGGCGGCGCTGGCCGCGCACGGCTTCGACTTCGCCGGATGGTCGCGAAGGGTCCGGGAGGCTTCGGCCCAAGGAAAGGGTGGCCTGGCGGGTCTCCTGGAGGAATTCGGTGCCCCGACGGGCCTGGTCGGTAGCCTGTTCCGCGGCCCTTGGTTGATGGAACAGGCTGGAGGATCGGCGCCCTCGCTGCTGTTGCCCGTCCCGGCGAACCTCTACAGGACCGAGGCTGGGCGATGGGCCCGCTCCGACCCGCTGCCCGAAGCTCCTCCCGGCTGGGAGTCGAGGCCATCGGCCAGGCGACCCCTCTGGCGGCGTGGCGATCCATCCGCGAAGCGGCCCGAGGGGTTCCTGCGTCCCGCCGGCATGAACGCCTACCTCCGAGGGGGCGTCCCTACCGATGCGGATTGGGTCAGGCCGGCCGAACTGTACGACTTCGACAGTCGGACCGGCCTGGAGATCGACCCGCAGACCCTGGCCGGGGCCGAGGGCCAGTTGTATGCGACTCGGATGCTCGCCCTGCGGCGGCATGTCTGTTTCTATGCCGAAATCCTCCCCCCGACCTCGCACGCCGATGCCGTCCGTTGCCTGCTCGGCGGGCCCTTCCCGTGGGGCGGCGAGGGCCGGTATGCCGTCGCCCGGGTGCTGGACCACTGCGTTGAATGGCCCGACGGCGGGGATGCGGAGGGGCTGCCGCTCCGAGTGCTGGCCTCACCCGGGCTCTATCGCATCGCGAGCCTGCCCGATCGGATCGCCGAGGAGTACCTGGTCGCCGTCGCCTCCGGACGGGCCTTTGCCGTCTCGGGCTGGGATGTGGCCCGCAACGCCCCAAGGCCGACCCGATTCGCTGCGCCGGCCGGCGCAGCCTACTTCCTCGACGCCGACGTATCCGAGGTCGAGACATCATCGCTCTGCACCGACCCGGACCTCGTCGCCGAGGGCTGGGGATTCGCCCTCAAGGGAGCCTGGCGGCATGCCTGAGAACGTCGTCTCCGCGATCCTGGGCCTGCACGCCCAGACCTCGCTCCATCCCGGGGCTGGGACCGCCCTGGGCATCGTCGACCTGCCAGTGCAGCGCGAGCGTCACACGCGATGGCCGACGATCCCCGGCTCCTCGCTCAAGGGCGTGCTCCGCGACGCCTGCCGGGAGCGCTACAAGACCGAGTATGCTGGCGATCGCCAGCGGACCAATCAGGAGAGCCCCAGGCTCCGCGCCGCCTTCGGCCCGCACACCGAGGCGGCCGGAGAATCGGCCGGCGCCCTGAGCCTCACCGACGCCCGACTGCTGGCCTTCCCGGTCCGGTCGCTCCGGGGCGTCTTCGCCTGGGTGACTTGCCCGGCCGTTCTGGATCGGCTCCGTCGCGACCTGGCGCTCTGCCGCTTCGGGTCCATCGACTGGCAGGTCCCGCTTGTCGAGAAGAATCGGGTGATGCTCCCCTCGGACGACTGCCCATGCCTGATCGAGGGCGGGCGCGTCGCCCTGGAGGAGTTCCTCTTCGTGCGTGCTGGCGACTCGGACGGCCTGATCGCTGCCTGGATCGCCGATCACGTCCTGCCCGATTCGGCCGCCTTCGACGCGACACGAGCCCGTTTCCGACGCAGCCTGCTCGTGCTGCACGACGACGACTTCGACCACTTTGCCCAGTATGCCACCGAGATCAACGCACGAATCGGTTTGGACTACGAGACCAAGACCGTCAAGGGCAAGGCCCTTTTCTACGAAGAGTACCTGCCCCCGGAGACGCTCTTCTACGCGCTCGTGCTGGCCAATGAGGCACGGGCCAGGGCCAATGGCGAACATCCCTCGGCCGGCCGTGCCATGGGGGCGGCGGATGTTTTCGATGTCCTGAGGGAGACGCTCCCGGAGGTCCTCCAGGTGGGGGCGGACCAGTCGATCGGCAAGGGATATTGCGCCACGAGACTCGCCCGAGGGAGGCACGACTGATGGCCGGCCACCAGACCCTCGATCAGCGTCGTGCCGCCCACGCCTGGCGGGTCGTTCAACAGGTCAAGGATGAGGGCAGGGACGATGCCAGGCGGGAATTCAAGCTCCAGGCCAAACGTCTGCCGGCCCGGGTCGTGACGGCGGGCCTTGGCCAGGCCCTGGCCTTCCTGGAGGCCAAGGACTACGCGCCACACCTGCGGGCCGCGTTGACTGACTGGATCGGGCAGCAGGTGCTGGTGGCCCCAGGCCGCACTGGCGACCGGCTGCTCCGGTGGGTCGTCGAGGGTGACTCCGACTTCCTCCGGCTCGCGACCGCCGAATGCCTTGTCTACTTGCAGTGGGTCGTCCGCTTCGCCGAGGCGGAGTTCCGCGACATCAGCGACGTGGAGGAGGTCTGAGGGATGCCCATCGGCAGGGTCCAGTTCTGGGTACGCTCCCGATCCCAAGGCGCCGTCCTCGATGAGCGAGGCACGCGTCTCCTGTTCACGGCGAAGGACCTGGAAGGGCTCAGGGTCGAGGAGATTCGCGATGGCCTGGAGGTTGCCTTCAACCTCGGCCCCGATGGGACTGCCCGCCGCGTCCGTCAACCGCGATCGTCATTCCTTCGTTTGCCGAAATCCCTCGACAGGGACGATCCCCTCCTGAGCGCTGTCCCGCTGTCGCCCTCGCTCCGTGACTTGGTGGAGCGGTTCAAGGGGCTCGTCCATCCCGGCCTCCGGTTGGACAAGTACATGATGCCCGCCGTTAACCAGGAGGGGCAGAAGCGGGTCCTGTCCGAGGTCGCGGAGCGATCGCAGGGGGATACGCAACTCCTCGCCGAGGTCTTGCGGCGTCGGGACGCGATGCTGGACGCCGCCGGGACCGTGCGTTGGGGGCGCGAGACTAAGGGGCCGCTGACACTGCACCTGGCACGGGCCTCGGCGTTGGAGAACGCCGGCCTTTGCCTGCACCCGATCTACGGGTTCACCTTCCTTCCCGGCTCGGGCCTCAA belongs to Tautonia marina and includes:
- a CDS encoding zinc-ribbon domain-containing protein, with protein sequence MSILTPRTPCLSSTHPHLVAEWHPTRNGSLSSDHVTAGSNKKVWWRCSNDPSHEWPAVIRSRSQGSGCPICQGRQASPATSLRALHPELAAEWHPTRNGDLTPDDVVPGSGRKVWWRCRRDTSHEWDAVVGSRAQGCGCPICRGLRASPATCLRALHPELAAEWHPTLNGDLTPDDVVPGSEKVVWWQCRKDPSHEWKAKVQSRAKPSGGCPGCKSLRALHPELAAEWHPTRNGDLTPDKVTPGSKRKVWWQCHATPPHEWQAQVNNRTNGAGCSICGGRVASPTTSLRALHPELAAEWHPTLNGNLTPDDVVPGSARAVWWRCPVDPTHEWQTVIHRRVAGVGCRTCGGRVATPTTSLRALMPHLAAEWHPTRNGDLTPDDVVPGSARAVWWRCSNNPSHEWEAVPYSRSRGGNGCPACNVGWTVGAIRGFVASLSEHLDALTPAELYLLFQQQGLLGINGKGKAFAKALATGRFPSEELGKFVRGEPSLVDEFLADPTRTLEGPGCEDGDGAVGLAVVPDSPTDGTGGSVVAPEAEGLPTVESSRVLAALDHAVISSADAEAVEFLVASAVAKLWTHAFLDEATAVAQAEDFHGSVYAEQVKDRFLDEYRRASRLSVPKGYAFAIDGRPVAPNLMQRLVAVRVRDDRRVGNWSGTGAGKTLSAVLASRVARCRLTVVCCPNAVVEGWRDAILAAFPDSVVATKTFEPDRPDCGRPRYLVLNYEMLQQDDSAAWVGELVARERIDLVIIDEVHFVKQRAVERMSLRRRNLFALTSHASERNPDLRILGLSATPVINNLQEGKSLVELVTGVAHEELETRATLSNCMRLHQRLTTLGIRWMPKYATGYEQVEVPVDCSAVLDEVRALGRKNGNPLSLEQVLMKARLPVIRTQVRPKTLIYTHYVQGIDRMLHDALVADGWRVGFYTGEDKSGLAGFLDGDVDVLIGSASIGVGVDGLQRVCNRLIVAVLPWTGADFEQLKGRVFRQGQAQETVTLVLPLTYAEVGGRRWSWCESRLNRLRFKKSLADAAVDGVVPEGHLRTPAQAYQDVMGWLRRLDDGQVEAVARTPIRVPDVPGGEADARRRRHGDFTKMNQVWGRMASASLHRRLQADPGEWAHYHALFRSARADWAVVPSEELIRWCRRRSGYVIGDFGCGEATLAKDLADLHVVHSFDHVAIDDSVVACDMARVPLEDESLDLAVFSLSLMGADVTAYLREAHRTLKLDGELHIVEPTSRFTDRDRFARDLARLGFDVVRVEDWWKFTHIRALKTDRTPQDGAASTF
- the cas10 gene encoding type III-B CRISPR-associated protein Cas10/Cmr2, whose protein sequence is MDPLDAADAETRGHFLAFSLGPVQPFIASARSVRDLWTGSYLLSWLCLAAMQPIRHRFGDGAILSPSLDGNPLLETRGDAREGLPSACLPNRFLARIPDDDDDTTRLLADECERSCRAGWKRISGAVRQGLAVRMEGLDPHWDRLWDDQVDDFFEVHTVVLPLARCDAPTLERLLGEQNDPTRPDGLAWGRLQLIARLMEARRSAGHHPAYAARGDVPQKCSLLGSYEQMGPAGLDESRRFWEALAVPENAWSGTRTRQSERLCAVSLVKRFAWPAFLHEEVGLPPESGYFPDTATVAASRWLATEPEIRPDRERGEHGAWSGQWLHRAEHEGPGRRRVDDDRDPPPRDGLLRTIRRKRLAQDAPPAYLAILMMDGDRLGQWLAGIGPDGTTATRVAPNEWIAAISRALAQFSVGRVPEIVRRHGGIPIYSGGDDVLAFLPLEDALPCVRELRDAYVEGWARWVEPLCEPEARSGATVSAGLAVVHHKEDLRYALGRARAAEHAAKEAGRDAVTLAICRRSGEHTSVDLPREMVPRLERWHASFAAGASDRWLYTLRSEFPTLGGDGLPWPAVKAEVRRVAARAEDSARRIDPGEAVGLLDAYREAMEGRGRSRERVLEDFITLAQSASFLARGRD
- a CDS encoding type III-B CRISPR module-associated Cmr3 family protein; protein product: MTPPDRVRIGLGIEALDLLFFRGGRPFGPATRAEGGLPQPQTLAGALRTAALAAHGFDFAGWSRRVREASAQGKGGLAGLLEEFGAPTGLVGSLFRGPWLMEQAGGSAPSLLLPVPANLYRTEAGRWARSDPLPEAPPGWESRPSARRPLWRRGDPSAKRPEGFLRPAGMNAYLRGGVPTDADWVRPAELYDFDSRTGLEIDPQTLAGAEGQLYATRMLALRRHVCFYAEILPPTSHADAVRCLLGGPFPWGGEGRYAVARVLDHCVEWPDGGDAEGLPLRVLASPGLYRIASLPDRIAEEYLVAVASGRAFAVSGWDVARNAPRPTRFAAPAGAAYFLDADVSEVETSSLCTDPDLVAEGWGFALKGAWRHA
- the cmr4 gene encoding type III-B CRISPR module RAMP protein Cmr4, which codes for MPENVVSAILGLHAQTSLHPGAGTALGIVDLPVQRERHTRWPTIPGSSLKGVLRDACRERYKTEYAGDRQRTNQESPRLRAAFGPHTEAAGESAGALSLTDARLLAFPVRSLRGVFAWVTCPAVLDRLRRDLALCRFGSIDWQVPLVEKNRVMLPSDDCPCLIEGGRVALEEFLFVRAGDSDGLIAAWIADHVLPDSAAFDATRARFRRSLLVLHDDDFDHFAQYATEINARIGLDYETKTVKGKALFYEEYLPPETLFYALVLANEARARANGEHPSAGRAMGAADVFDVLRETLPEVLQVGADQSIGKGYCATRLARGRHD
- the cmr5 gene encoding type III-B CRISPR module-associated protein Cmr5; amino-acid sequence: MAGHQTLDQRRAAHAWRVVQQVKDEGRDDARREFKLQAKRLPARVVTAGLGQALAFLEAKDYAPHLRAALTDWIGQQVLVAPGRTGDRLLRWVVEGDSDFLRLATAECLVYLQWVVRFAEAEFRDISDVEEV